GGTTATTTTCTGGTTGATTGTCTTTCATTTCCGTTCACATTAAGGATTGATAAGTCTTGATCTATTGCTTGCGCCGCACCTCGTCCTGTGGACTGGTTGCGTAGGCTTTGCTGTAATTTCTTGGCTTTTGCGGCCCTATCGCCCATTCTATTGCACCGAGAATGTGCTTTTTAAGATCATCTTTTTCGTAATCGGTTTTTTCGTGGCCGATCGAAGTATAGAAAGCACGGCCGCCGTCGTACTCGTGCCACCACACCGAGGGGAAAACGGTACCAAACGTGTCCAGTGCTTTTCCTCCGGGTTTTTGAATGGTAGTATGGTCATTTACAGCCAGTACATTCAGGTTTACGCCTAGCTCTTTAATAAAATAAAACTCATCTTTCTCCCGGTTCCAGGTAGCAGGTAAATGTGCCAGCGAAGGATTTTTTGGATCAAGCACCTTTACCGAAAAGCTCTGCCCCGGCTCGTGCCAGAAAAACGTTCCGCCGAGCATATCTTTAAACCACCGCCACTTCCGCTCGGTACCTGACGCCGAGTGGATTCCCAGGAAATTACCACCAGCCTGAATGTAGCGCATCAATGCAACACGTTGATCGTCAGTGTCGAAAACGTCGTTATTTGTATTGGAAAAAATAAGAACGTCGTACTGTTTCAGATTATCATCCGTAAACTTAGAA
This Dyadobacter sp. UC 10 DNA region includes the following protein-coding sequences:
- a CDS encoding ThuA domain-containing protein is translated as MKKLNRPKTLLLTVLLICTSVFTLDSYAQKIKWNKVKVLVYTRNGKGYVHDNIAASVAAIQSLGKQNGFVVDSTSDASKFTDDNLKQYDVLIFSNTNNDVFDTDDQRVALMRYIQAGGNFLGIHSASGTERKWRWFKDMLGGTFFWHEPGQSFSVKVLDPKNPSLAHLPATWNREKDEFYFIKELGVNLNVLAVNDHTTIQKPGGKALDTFGTVFPSVWWHEYDGGRAFYTSIGHEKTDYEKDDLKKHILGAIEWAIGPQKPRNYSKAYATSPQDEVRRKQ